AGCCAGTGAAAGAAAGCATCATGCATGTTTCTTTCCCTGCTTATTTCTCTGGCCCTCCACCactgaaagccagtgtagtggcTGTTGGGGAATGAGGTGCTCACAGCCTGAGATGGACTGCCTGCATGGTGGGAACTGAAAGCAGTTTCCAAAATGGTGAAACTAAACAGATTGACCAGATGACTCCAAATCTCGGGCAGAACCTGGATCCACTAGCCCAGCCACTTCAAGCCCTCAGGTTGCAAGCCCTATGTCTTTTACTCTTAAAAAGAAGAGACACATGGGATGGTTAGAGTGCAAGaggaggatctgggaaacccaggttcaaatccccactcttccatggtgGGCCAGTggctctctcagactaacctttctcacagggttgttgttgtgagggtaaattggaggaagggaaaacaatggccatttccacatgggctGAAATTGCGCAAGTTTGGCGAAACAAATTGCTTACCGGCCACCCGCTCGATGTCGTGAGCCACTCTGGGCCCCCATTGGAGGGAAAAGAGTGGTATAACTAGCTAaataaactaactaactaaaaaTTGCTACTACctcctcctggggctgctgctgggAATAAATGCATACTGCTTATTTCTCTGTTTCCAAGTATTTAGTCTGGTCATGGTTGGAGACTTGAGCCTTTGGAACTAGCTGAagagtggtccctggccccggggaggctcggctggcctctaccagggccagggccttttcggtcctggccccaacctggtggaactctctgtctgaggacactcaggcccgccaggatcttgtatcatttaggcaggcctgtaagacaaagatgttccgccaggcatatggtggaggctaatgttagcccatcattgccgagccttccatccgtctccctctacaaggggtatggagagtccactcccgctggttgccccaaaaggggcacagtattttatccgtttttataattgattttaagttgtatttgaatcaatgttgtacctcgccctgagcccacttgcggggagggcgggttaaaaataaaataaataaattaattaattaaataaaaaatttgCAAAGCTGCTGTATCCCGTGTGCAGGATGCAGTAAACAACGGTCGTCAGTAGACTCTATGTGGCCCGAATGGTTCTTGTTCCAGCTAGCATGAATTATCCAGCTACCTTCCCTTGAGTCATTCTTTTCtagtctcttttcttttcttaaaaagcCTTGGGTTCAGGGTCTGCTCCAAGTGCAAAGAGCTTGTCATCACTGACTCCAGATCTTGATGGGCTTGGAATGCCCTTGCCCCAAGGGGCCCTAAAGGGTCAAAGCTACAGTTTGCTTGACAACCTGTTGCATTCTGTTGCATGGAGAAAGGAATCCCAGGCTCTGAGCACTTACACTGTGAACCAGGGAAAGGAATGTAAACTTCATTCTCTTGGAATAAGCATCTGGTACACTCGGGATGGCATTGGACTTCAGTTGGAAGCTTGGGAAGgaaagcaacaaaaaaaaatctccttcaAAATTCAAGCAAGTTAGGGCCTTTCTTAGATCTAAGGAGTGTGTATATGTGGGTGAACAGATGTTTCATATAGCAGAAAAAGAAACTGGAAGCAGTCCATGAAACGTATGGCTTGTGATGTGAACATGAAAGCATGGCTGCAGCCCAGCTCTATTGAACTGTGGGCAGGTGCTAAGCTTGTCTCCTTAAAAAGATCTGTAAACCCAATACCCTCCCTGTTCTACTTTTGTTGTCCTTTGTATTAGCTGTCCATATGTGTCTTATCATGTTTTGTAACTGAACTTCTGCTAATCAGTCTCTATTATCTTGGCCTGTTGTATCCCATTCCAGACTGGGGTTCCttgaacttttatttatttattttcttttacagcattcatattccacctttctcaaaaAGACTGGAGGTGGATACCTGAAACCTCGTGATACTCTGCAAAAGGTTTCTGTGGACCTCAGTGCTAAATTTAATCAATGACCGTAGGGCACAAATGAGACACGTGTCACTTTTTTGCCTATCCGATGCGATTTAACTGGTCGTGaaactcttttctctctttttattgcAGTCAGGCTTTCTTCATCAGTAAACGTAGAAAGAAACAGGCCCAGTATGTAGTTTGTATGCTCAGCTTTTTGCAATCAAAATCAGAGGTGTGTAGATTGGTAAACCAAATGCTGCTGTATGCTCCAATGTAACGTTATAAACAACAAACTAATAGCAAACTGTACCTCACAGAAGTGCTTTTGGATCTTGGCCAAATATTGCAGACCCTTTTGATCACTTAACTCATCTGTGTTACTCTTCAGAGCAAGTTTGTTTTCTACAACCAAATGAAGAAAAGTAGGGCAGCATGCTAATATGCATCTGGCATCTGGCTTTAAACAGGATTTAAATTCTGTTAAATCAATTAAGCTTTGCTTCTCCCAGATTCTGGAGAAAGGGCACCTGCATTAAAAAGTACCAGCAGCTTCTCATCAGGGAAAAACAACTCTGAGCAATGGGGAAAGTACAGACTGCAGTGGGTTTCTGGTTCCAAATATTGATGAGTCTTAAagaactctgcccccccccccaaaacaggctTTGGACCACCACAAACTTACATTTCAATCTTTGAGGCACTCTGCTTTGCAAGGGGATCTATGCTATTCCCCAGTCCAAAGCCTGATTATCAACTGAACTGCTTCAAagtgggttgccaacctccaggtagggcctggagatttagagttactgctgatctccagcctacagagctgctttggagggtggactctatgcaattataccctgctgcagtccctccccaaactctacctccccaaacaccacctgcaaatctcaaggaatttcccaacctagagttggcaaccataattgcAGGTTTGAAACTGTAAAAGTTTTTCCTATTACCTTGACACTATCAGGATTAACCCCATGACTTCCCTGCTTATCACCTCTTCCATGACAGCTAAGATACACCCACTGGGTACTTTGGCACCATGCTCTGACCTGGAGaccccaggtgagccagatctcagaagctaagcagggtcagccttggttagtcattggatgggagacctctgatgaaggccagggtcgcagaggcaggcaatggcaaaccacctctgttagtctcttgctatgaaaaccacaccagggttttcatagccataagtcagctatgacttaagggaactctccaccaccaccactttggcACCACAACTAAACCACAAGTATTGGAAGCTGTAGCCTCAAAAGGGGCCCTTGTTGCACAGAATTTTgggcattttcctgaaacaatgcTTTTCTGGGGAAAAGCTGGGTTTTGGGAAGCAAACCTGGAGGGAAACAATCTGTATTTACTCCAGCAACAAAATACTTACATGATGAGTGTGGGCTGGTttcttttaaaagggggaggggagtccTCTGTACACACCACGGGAGCAAAAGGAATTTAAGAAGCTTGACTGTTGAATCATCACACATCATAAAGCCTAGCAACAAACAGAAAGAGGGACTTTCCATAACAGGTCTTGCACTCAAAGCGTAGTGTTTTATGCTTTCTACACATCTGTTGAAGAAAGTAACCATGAATCTAGAAGTGAATTTTTACAGTTAATAATAGCAACGGTGTTTTCCGAAGAACTGTCACATCATGTCAGCCTAACCCATAtacatgtttttaaaacaaaaagcctGTATTATTGATGATTATTAAAAATAACTCTTGCTGCTTTCAGTCTGTTTTGGTTTATTGCAAATAGTCTGTCAAGCCATTTCCTCATTTCGTTTTTTCTGCCAGGTGAAAAGATCCCTGTATTCTTAAGACTTCCTCCTGGCTTTTAAATGATTTATGTTAGTGCAGCGTTAATTGTATTTTTCTGATAGTTCCATATtgtattttatactgttttaattGGATTTTTTTCCATTGTGAATTGCATTGAGAATTTGAGTGAAAAATGGCTCTTAAGTTTATTAAAcaaaaaagtttgctttgtgcTTTGCTGCACAAAGCAAAGGACCACAATTGACAGGGCAGGCATTTACACTTGTAGTGGCATACTGGGGCACTCTCACCAAGAAGCAATTCCTGCAGAAGAGCTGAAAACACTCGAGATATTGGTTAttccatacaaagctcttcatggccttggcccagcatacctacgggacagcctccctccctatgtcccttcacagcagcttcgctcatcagaacagggtctcttgcaggtgccaccctgcacatgggtgaaatcaacagcagcctgtacctgggctttctctgtggtggcccctaccctgtggaatggcccaTTTGAGGTCACAAGAACGCCCActatcctggctttccacaaatgatgcaaaaccgaattattccaaaaggcttttttacttaggtaagagggaagtattgtagggagggggtctcagatacttcactaatgagttagggaccatagacttcatcactgtgTTGCCTCGcgtattatttgttgctttgaatatgcattcctatatactacctgtgcttcatgttatatAGTCAGATCCAGAACTGatttatgttgtttcagcaattcttcaactttgtaatAGATCcttgcaatcaatcaatcaatcaatcaatcaatcaatcaatcaatcaatcaatcaatcaatcaatcaatgggtttattacggtcacaagaccagccaagtaaaatacaTGCTAATGTTATagctttgtaaaatcctatgacattgtttatggaaatgtccttgatactgaatgtactaacctcacactatgtaatccgccttgagtctcagtgagaaaggtggactataaacgacacaaataaataaattgaagctCGGGCAGCTGCTCCCTATCAGCATGACAGTATCTCCCCTGGCTCTTCATACAAAATGACATACCTGCCATATAAAACAGAATTAAGGCATAATTAACTCATGGTATCTGATTACTTGAAATGCTAAAAGATTGGGTTCCTAAATCCATAACCATTTCTTGTTTATTGTTTAAACAAACTTCCCAGAAATGCAGATTATGCTCCAACATAGGCAGGCATAGAATGAAGAGGTACAGCATTGGGGTCAAAGTGAGAGGTGGAagaattttgaaaaatatttggCGAGGGGACATGTTTCAATGCTTGGCAGGAGGTCCCAGATTCTATCCCTGgaattccagtttttaaaaaatctggtagtaggtgatgtgaatgggccttcacctgagaccctggagagccactgccagtttgagCAGACAGTACGTACCTGGATGGATCAAGGATCTGATGCCATAGAAGGAAGCTTCAtgtacggttgccaactccaggttagaagattcctggagatatgggaggtggaggcgggggggggaggcaagtttTAAGGAAAGGGAGGGGCTTAAatggggtttaatgccatagagtccctcctccaaaccagccattttcttcaacatagggttgccagcctccaggtggcaactggagatctcctggaattaccagtGATCTCCAACTAacagagaaaatggttgtttcagagggtggactcagttgaggtgcctcccctccccaaatcccattctatttattatttcattagacttttattccaccctcccgcAAGCGagttcagggcggatcacatcatttaaaacactgtAGCACGATTACATGCACTTTCCATAAAATCAAGAAAACAGTATAAaattcaatcaatcagttttcctacaaaatattttttcataCAAAAaaatcctctccaggctccacctccaaaatcttcaggaatttcccaacctggagctggcaacccgacCTCCCTCTCTGGCACTGATCTCtttcctctggagatcagttgtcattccaggaggtctccaggccctacctggaggttggcaaatgtGACAGAAACTCTTAAaagaggtccagaggagttagccgtgttagtctgtagtagcaaaatcaaaaagagtccagtagcacctttaagactaaccaattttattgtagcataagctttcgagaatcaagttctcttcatcagatgcatgatccgaactggtcaaatacagaagaggaggggagagaggggagaaagaaggggacatatatcacaaggtgGATACATTCCCCTAGTTCccaagaaattaattttttttaaaaattaaaagacacCAGGAACAATCCTgaggcctactcagaagtaaatccctcACAATAAGCAGAGAAAGCGCCTCCCCACCCCCTACTTCATACTTGGACAGGCTAGTGCGCACGCGCGATTTCTAAACCGGCGCGCGCCCTCGGCGGCGGTTAGACTTCACCCAGTCTGGTGGGCGGGGCTTCTCCGCCTTCTCTAATCCCGCCTCCTTCGCGGAACGGCGTCAACTGTCACGGGCGTCTTTCAAAACTGCCCAATGGAGACAGGactgagggggagagggagaggaatagGTTAGGCGGCTCAGCCTCGCGCGGCTCTCCCGATGCTGATTGGATAGGGGCGTCGTGGCTCCGCCCACCAAAATGGCGGCGCCCATTGCTGAGGGGAAGCGTTCCAGAGGCTGCAACGGGAGGACGGGAGCGGGAGGCTGATGTGAGGGGgctgtctgccttcctcccttctctcctctacAAGAAGAGAGGTCGGAGCGGCCATTTCCGAGGCGAGCAGCtgagggagccccctcccccccttgggGGAAAGAGGGGGGCGAGGTGACTCCCTTCCCATAGACTGTTCTTCATTATAAGGTGAttttccaaagctctctcagggCCTCCCTCAGTGGGAGGGGATTCTAGTGGGGCCTCCCACCCCTCTCCCATGCTCAAGCCACACGGTACTCATTTGGGgaagggttgccaaactccaggttgggggggggggctggagagctcccggaattataactgctcCCCGTGCCACAAAGATCGATTCCGTTggagagaaatggctgctttgaagggtggacccTGTGGCATTAATACCCAACTGAGGTCTCTCCCTGAACCCTGTTCTCTCCAGACGctactcccagatctccaggaatttcccaacccagatttggcaactcaAAGAACATGATTGTTTTGGAGGACGGACTCTATGCCATCACACCTGACTGAGCTCCATCTCCTCTCTAAactctgccatccccaggctccaccccacaaatctccaggaatttaccagcctgcagttggcaaccctgtttgggGGATTATGTCCAAGGGACTCCACCTATTAGCCTTCTGTTAAAACATATAACAGAAACCGTGTCCGATTTCTATAGAAGACTATTGGGAATAACTCACTGAGGTCTTTTATCTCCCCTATAATAGATCCCTTTCCCCATTaaaagagtaagatttgggtcctcTGGTGCCTTAAAGATTCCATTAAAAGCTCCTTAACCATGCCCCCTTCAGTGCTGTTTCTTAACTGAAAAATGCTCTCATCACCTGTTTATTTGGATCTTAACAAACCAAAAGATTTGTGGGTGGCCTTTCTTCTGTTAAAATCGTGGTATTTGGGGATCAGTCTCTCTTAGCTTTCAGTGGGAGGCTAGTGTGTAGTCTCTTGTTGAACTCTAGAGATAGATAATCATTGGGGTTCTTGTGGGTAAGCAACACCCTCTCCCGACTTGGGTTTCAGTAGAACGAAAAGAGGGCAAACCCAAAGACCAAGGAGGTATAGCCATCATAGTCTTTTCACATTTAGCAGCCAGAACATGCCTTAATTTCATAAAAGTATCTAGGCTGTTCGGGCTTTCCCTCCCAGCAGCCCTTTGGGAAGCATTTCTGTCCTCTTCAGTTCTCCTTCAACATAGTTGCTCTCATCTTTGCCAGCTCTTCATTCTGGAGCCCAGCCATGGATCTTGTGTTCCTGATTATCAATGGTGTGGGGATGATTTTGGACCTCCTGGTCATCCTGCTAGACATCAACTTCTTCCTTGTTTCCACATTGGTTTCGATCCTGCTCTGGCTCATCGCGTTTGTTTACAACTTGCCCAATGCCTTGGTGGGCTGTATGATCCACTGCTGGAATGGGATTGTGTTGTTCTTGCTGTGTGTTGCTGAGGCATTGTATTACCTGACTCTGGGCTCTGTACATGCCATCTTCAACTTGCTGCGTAGTTTATGCTCCAGCATGGAAAGCCTGAAAGTAGTGGGGCACCTGTTTACTCACCTGATGTTAAGAAGCAAGGAAGTGATGCACCGAGGTCTCTGGAACCTGGTTGGATCTGGCCAGTCATTTCTGAGGCAGGTGTGTGAAGTGTGCACCATTGCCATGAGCCTTGTGGCTTACTTTATCAACAGTATCATCAACATCTGCCTCATTGGGACCCAGAACCTTTTCTCCCTGGGGCTGATCCTTTGGGAAACGATCGTTAGCCCCTTCCTGAGTGTCACAGACATTTTTGCTGCCTTTCTTGCACGTTTGTCCAGCAGTGCCATTGCTATATCCATCCTCCTCTGGTCTCCTTGCCAACTGGCTTTTGAACTCCTTGCCTCCATGAGCAAGCTGTTGATTAATGTTTTCTTCCTCAACCTTTATGGATTGGTGTTGCTCTCGGGGCTGGTTGCTGCCTGCACCTTAACTCTCAACCCTCAGTTGACATGGACATTGGTGGACCAGGTGTCTGGCTATTTGAATGCTATGCCTTCCTACCACCGGCTGCGCAGGGACTTGTACCACCTCTACCAAGTTGTACTGTTATCATTGGAGATGGTCCTGAGCTTGCAAGCTTGGCGCAGGTTGGCAGATTGGGGTCTCCAGATGGCTAACTGGAACAGAGGTGGCAGGGGAGCAAACCACCGTGGGGATCAACGGCAAGAATGGCAACCATTCTTGGCCTATCTTCTAAGGCTACCTCCTCTTGGGGTAGG
Above is a genomic segment from Eublepharis macularius isolate TG4126 chromosome 14, MPM_Emac_v1.0, whole genome shotgun sequence containing:
- the RNF26 gene encoding E3 ubiquitin-protein ligase RNF26, translating into MDLVFLIINGVGMILDLLVILLDINFFLVSTLVSILLWLIAFVYNLPNALVGCMIHCWNGIVLFLLCVAEALYYLTLGSVHAIFNLLRSLCSSMESLKVVGHLFTHLMLRSKEVMHRGLWNLVGSGQSFLRQVCEVCTIAMSLVAYFINSIINICLIGTQNLFSLGLILWETIVSPFLSVTDIFAAFLARLSSSAIAISILLWSPCQLAFELLASMSKLLINVFFLNLYGLVLLSGLVAACTLTLNPQLTWTLVDQVSGYLNAMPSYHRLRRDLYHLYQVVLLSLEMVLSLQAWRRLADWGLQMANWNRGGRGANHRGDQRQEWQPFLAYLLRLPPLGVGHPRRQGLSAATQQAAVPARQAQQLAARGSGNQHRIDSDLGSAAQRSMLTGQQPQPQSKGPSTSHPKPATKEQLNALEEDSDPWLLLKEQEERKKCVICQDQTKTVLLLPCRHLCLCEECTEILLQQATYQRNCPLCRQMILQTLNVYL